From Crateriforma spongiae:
GGCTTCGCGCGAATGCAGACAAGTACGACTACAGCGTCGACCGCATCGCGGTCGCTGGCAGCAGTGCCGGCGGACATCTTTCTGCGTTGCTGGGCACCACCGGCGGTGTCAAAGTCTTGGAAGGAAACGTCGGTGGCAACGAAGATCAGTCATCGCGTGTCGATGCCATCGTCGACTTCTTTGGCCCCACCGACTTTGTGCACCGCACCAAAACACAACCGCACAAGACGACCGAAAAAGGATCACCGGTCAGCCTGCTGTTGGGCGGACCGGCCGACAAGAAAGTGAAAGCCGCCAAGCTGGCATCACCGATTCACCATGTCAGCGCAGATGATCCGCCGCTGTTGATCTTCCACGGAACCGACGACACTACGGTTCTGATTGCTCAATCGGATCGATTCGCCGACGCCTACCGAAAGGCAGGCTTGAGCGTCCGATGCGAGAAGCTTGACGGTGCCAAGCACGGCGGCGCGGTGTTCTATTCAGGCGAGCAACGGAAGACGCTGACCGAGTTTCTGAACAAGCACTTGCGTTGATCGACCGGCTTCCTAGCGATCCAACGGCGCGTCGGCCAAGTGGATTTCGACCGCCGTCAGCCATCCCGCTTCGATGCTCGCTTCGCGATAAGCGAACTGCACGTCACCGACCTGCCCCATGTGGACGGTGCCGCGTTGATCGGTGAACGTGGGGACTTCTTCCTCGGGCACCTGACACGCGGCTAGCAGATTCAAAAGTGCGGAAACGGGGACGGGGGTGCCTTCGGGCCGTCTGCCACGTCTGGATCGATACGAACGCTTATCAGTACTCTCGGGCAGCGGCAGAGGATCTTTGCTGATGATCAACCACATCGACATCGCTTCGGTCGGCTCGGTGCCACCGATCACCTTGCCATCGGCCGGCATCGTCACCGACAGTTTCTGTTCAAGACGCTCCAACTGCGGAAGATGCCGTTGGCTTCCAGTACAGCCGACCGTCAACAAAAACGCTCCGACAAGCCAGGCGAAATGCAGCGGTGCAAACGATCTATTCGACGTCGGTTGCAATCTCGCCTCCGTTGCGACTTCCCATGGCCCACCATGTCTGCAGGTCGATAGATTCGGATTGAAAATTCACGCTGCCATCGGCCATCAAGACGTGAATGCCGCCGACGTGATGGCTGCCCGGTGTGACCAGATTACTGCCGATCCCTTCGCCACCATAGATGTGGCAATTGCGATCACCGATCGGCATGGCGTGCATGTAGGTATTGGCGGCAAAAGTCCACCCGCTGATCCAGGCATGGCCGTGCCTTTCGATATAGGCTGGGTCACCATGAGTCACCGAACCACAGTAAGGAATCCACTTCTCCAGTGAACGGGCACGATGGGAACTACCACAGAAGGATTGCATGTTGACGTCCGTGTTACCGGCGACATAGCTACCACCCCAGGGACTCGTCACCACGGAAACCGAACTAATCTTTCGTTCCGCCACTGCGGCAGTGTTTGACAGGCCGTCGGTGATGTCACGAAAGCGAATCTGGGGCACTTGCCAATCATCCGGACTGGAAGGGTTCAGCAATCCAAAAACTCCGTTTTGCTTCTCAAGTGGGCTGTCATCGTTGCCGGGCCAAAACGCAAGTTTGGGCCAACCCACGTTCCCTGCATAACTTCCTGGGGCCAACGTTTCCCCATCATCGTGATACTGCAAAACGGACGCCGGATCCGACGGACACAAATAGGTACCGATCATCGTCTTGGCGGCCTGGGAATTGGGGTGATTCGGCCCGATGCTGTAATTCAGATAATCGCTGCTGACGTTGTAGTTGCAGTGATCCGCAAGCGGCTGGCTAAAGTCGATTTGGTCGTACAGCGTTTCCTGTTCGACAAACGGCAGGATCATCGCAAGCCAACTGTAAAACCCACTTCCACAGCCGCCGTCCGATTTATCCGGTCCGGTGGTCGTGGTTGGAATGTAATGATGGGCGCCATGGTAGTTGTGAAGCGCGAGCCCGACCTGCTTCATGTTGTTCATGCACTGGGTGCTTCGTGCGGTTTCGCGAGCGGCTTGCACCGCGGGCAAAAGCAGCGACACCAATACGCCGATGATGGCGATCACCACCAGCAGTTCCACCAGCGTGAACGCCATCCGTTGGGTTCGTTGTCGAACAATTTTCATCTCAAGTTCCCGTGCGCAATTCATCGTTTGATTCTAGTCTTTGTGTTCTTCGGTCGTCCAATCCTTGGATCACCGACACTCCGGGCCAACGCGTCCAGTCGGCAAGCGAGTCGACGCTGAAACGACAAGGAATCGCCAACGACTGCTCAAGTTTTTAAGGATTCGGCTCATACGCGAGATCGGTCGCAGCCCTTTAGTAAGCCGCTTCGTCTTGTCCCCAACGCCGCCACGCCGCTGAGAAACACCAACATCCCGAACAAAAGTTCGGGACGTCGTTGACCAGACGGCTGCGGCTGTGGAGACATATCAATGCTGTCGATTCACTGTTGAACAGTTTCAGACACTAGGCTTGGGCGACGGCCGACTTCGCCTTGCGGCGACGACGGATGTAGGTGCCACAAGCGCCGACTGCTGCCAAAGCGGCAAAGCTGCCCGGCTCCGGAACCGCGGTGGCGGAAGCCGTGAACTCGACTTCATAAACACCTTCCGCGGTGAACCCATAGTTGAAGTGATCATGCCCCCCGACCCCGAAGGTGATCTGGTCAACTGCGGGATCAACCCCGTCGATTGCGGTCGACATAAATACATCGGGCGGATTAACACCGTCAGCCTGCCAAATAGCGAATTGCCCAGGTCCTGAAAACCCCGTAAGAGACAGAGTCACATCACTGGTAATTGGAGGATTCGTCAACTCCTCACCTGCTATTCCGATAAACGGAATGCCCGCGGTGTTGCTTTGCGGAAGCCGCCAAATTGTATCACCTGTGTTCGTTCCGAGGAATGAAATTGGGCCCGAAGTGATGGAACTCGTTGAACTGGCAGCACGAATGTACGCCTCGTGAGGCTCCAGTTCCAAATCCGAATTTGGCGCGGAGTCATTTAAACCATCCACAAAGTGATAGTGCAGTTCCAACTCGCCGTCGTGGTAGCCAACACCGATATCACCGTGGCCCGTGTTCCACTCGTTCGCAAAGCCAGTGCCCGTATAAGGGTCA
This genomic window contains:
- a CDS encoding alpha/beta hydrolase, encoding MFLPSAADAEATKIKDLEFASPDGHSLKLDLYLSPQPDSPLLVWIHGGGWRAGSKARCPVSWLTDEGFAVASISYRLTDKGTFPDQIHDCKAAVRWLRANADKYDYSVDRIAVAGSSAGGHLSALLGTTGGVKVLEGNVGGNEDQSSRVDAIVDFFGPTDFVHRTKTQPHKTTEKGSPVSLLLGGPADKKVKAAKLASPIHHVSADDPPLLIFHGTDDTTVLIAQSDRFADAYRKAGLSVRCEKLDGAKHGGAVFYSGEQRKTLTEFLNKHLR
- a CDS encoding DUF1559 domain-containing protein: MKIVRQRTQRMAFTLVELLVVIAIIGVLVSLLLPAVQAARETARSTQCMNNMKQVGLALHNYHGAHHYIPTTTTGPDKSDGGCGSGFYSWLAMILPFVEQETLYDQIDFSQPLADHCNYNVSSDYLNYSIGPNHPNSQAAKTMIGTYLCPSDPASVLQYHDDGETLAPGSYAGNVGWPKLAFWPGNDDSPLEKQNGVFGLLNPSSPDDWQVPQIRFRDITDGLSNTAAVAERKISSVSVVTSPWGGSYVAGNTDVNMQSFCGSSHRARSLEKWIPYCGSVTHGDPAYIERHGHAWISGWTFAANTYMHAMPIGDRNCHIYGGEGIGSNLVTPGSHHVGGIHVLMADGSVNFQSESIDLQTWWAMGSRNGGEIATDVE
- a CDS encoding choice-of-anchor M domain-containing protein, giving the protein MKYLRKSLIPLCCLGALCVTAGTASAATVTDTAVFTFVVGDDPYTGTGFANEWNTGHGDIGVGYHDGELELHYHFVDGLNDSAPNSDLELEPHEAYIRAASSTSSITSGPISFLGTNTGDTIWRLPQSNTAGIPFIGIAGEELTNPPITSDVTLSLTGFSGPGQFAIWQADGVNPPDVFMSTAIDGVDPAVDQITFGVGGHDHFNYGFTAEGVYEVEFTASATAVPEPGSFAALAAVGACGTYIRRRRKAKSAVAQA